A window of the Ostrea edulis chromosome 1, xbOstEdul1.1, whole genome shotgun sequence genome harbors these coding sequences:
- the LOC125651541 gene encoding polyadenylate-binding protein 2-like, with translation MAEIDNETEQFQDDNENDGEFDTEAQLLESGEVEAEAGVADDSTADDPELEAIKARVREMEEEAEKLKEMQKEVDTQMNMTSPTTASAFPSAEEKMDADNRSVYVGNVDYGATAEELEQHFHGCGSVNRVTILCDKYTGHPKGFAYVEFADKDSVTTAQALDESLFRGRQIKVSVKRTNRPGISTTNRKPRGFRPRGRFRSPYGGGGYTPRRPSRFRRAAFYSPY, from the exons ATGGCTGAAATCGATAACGAAACTGAACAGTTTCAAGACGATAATGAAAATGATGGTGAATTTGACACCGAAGCCCAGTTATTGGAGAGTGGTGAGGTTGAAGCAGAAGCTGGTGTTGCAGATGATTCAACAGCAGATGATCCG GAACTTGAAGCAATCAAAGCAAGGGTAAGGGAAATGGAGGAGGAGGCTGAAAAACTAAAAGAGATGCAGAAAGAAGTGGACACACAGATGAACATGACTTCTCCAACCACTGCTA gTGCTTTTCCATCAGCAGAAGAAAAAATGGATGCTGACAATAGATCTGTTTATGTCGGTAAT GTTGACTATGGGGCCACAGCAGAAGAGCTTGAGCAACATTTCCATGGATGTGGATCAGTCAATAGAGTCACCATACTCTGCGATAAATATACGGGTCATCCAAAAGG ATTTGCTTATGTAGAGTTTGCAGACAAAGACTCTGTAACCACTGCTCAAGCTCTGGATGAATCACTTTTCCGAGGCAGGCAAATTAAG GTCAGTGTAAAGCGAACTAACAGACCAGGAATTAGTACAACCAACAGAAAACCAAGGGGATTCAGACCAAGGGGGAGGTTTCGATCACCGTATGGTGGTGGGGGGTACACACCCCGAAGGCCAAG TCGATTCAGAAGAGCTGCGTTCTATTCTCCATACTGA